In the Sandaracinus amylolyticus genome, GCGCGCGCTCGACGACGCGCGCCTGCGCGCGGTCGCGGATCGGCTCGAGGCGGATCGCCTGAAGAACCGTAGCGGCAAGGACGCGCTCTACGTCGAGGTGCCGGTGCTCGAGCACGACGTGCACGACCTCGGATCCCTGGCGCGCGTCGCGAGCTACCTCGTCGGCGAGCGCCAGAACGAAGTCGTCACGCACTGATCAGCGCGGCACCGGCACGCCGGTGTGGCGCTCGATCGGGCCGATGAACGTCGCGTCGGTCGGGAGACGGATCGCGGTGAGCACCATGCCGGTCGCGATGAACGCGCCCCACACGTGCGCGGGCTGACCGAGGAACGCGGACACGAGACCAATCGCGCTCACCGCCTCCGCGAGCGCCATGGACACGATGAACGGTGCGAACGCGATCGCGCTCACCTGCCGGCGCACCGCGCTCGGGTCGGTGTACTCGCGGATCGTGGGGACCACGCCGCGGAACCCGACGGGCGCGGTCGGGTCGGGCACCTCGCGCAGCTCGAACCGATGCCGCTCGATCGCGCTGCGCAACAGGAACGGCGGCACGAGGAACGACGCGATCGCGCAGCCGATCGCGAGGCAGATCAGGAGCGCGAGCGTCGTGTCGTCGGGCGCAGTCGGCTGCACCTCGACGAGCGGGATCGCGAGCAGCGCGACGTAGACGAGCTGCGAGCACAACATCGCGAACCACATGATGCGCGGGACGAAGAGCAGCGGCGGCGACGACGTCGAGGTGGCCACCCGCCGATTCTACGCGACCCCGTAGCGCGATCGGCGCGACCCGCGGCACCATGCTCGTGTGAGGCCCGGGTCGGAGCTCGACGTCTTCCATTTCCTCGGTCTACGGAGCCTCGAGCGATGCGTGCTCCCGCGCGATCGAGCGCTCGCCGGATGACGTGCTCGCCCCGCGAGAGGAGATGACCATGCGTGCTTGGAGATGGCTCGCTTGCGCGAGCTCGCTGGTGCTCGCGGCCTGCGGCGACGACTCGCCGGAGACCGCGCTGCGCGTCGTGCACCTCAGCGCGGACGCGCCTCGGATCGATGTCTTCGTCGACGGGGAAGGGCCCCTCGTGTCCGGCCTCGCGTTCGGCGGAGGAAGCGACGCGGTCCACGTCACGCCGGGCGATCGCGACATCCAGATCGCGCCGGCGGGCGACGGCGCCGATGGCGCCGTGGTCACGGTGAGCGACGCGCGCATCGAGGACGGCGGACGCTACACCGCGGTCGCGTTCGGCGCGCTCGCGCGCGTGCAGGCGAGCGTCGTCGAGGACGATGCGTCGGGGCTCGCGAGCGGCGATGCGCGCGTGCGCGTGATCCACGCCGCCGAGGGTGTCGGGACGGTCGACCTCTACGTCGTTCCCGACGCCGGAGCGCCCGAGCCGCTCGCCGAGAACCTGCGCTACGGCGGCGCGTCCGATCCCGTCGACATCACCGCGGGCGCGCTCGTCGTGGGGATCGACCTCGACGACGACGCGATGCCCGATCGGCTCTTCGCGCTCGACGCGCTCCCCGCCGGCGAGGTGGTCAACGTCTTCACCGCGGTCGACGCCGAGGGCACGCCCTTCCTGCTCGTGCAGGGGCTCGAAGAGACGGTGCGCGTCGACGCGCTCCGGCAGCGCCTCCGCGTCGTGCACCTCGGCCCGGACGTGCCGTCGATCACGCCGCTCGTCGGCGACGAAGCGCTCACGTCGATCGCGTTCGGCGCGAGCACCGACTACGCCGATCTCGCTGGCGGCGAGACGACGCTCGACCTCACGACCGACGGCACGAGCGCCATGTCGTTGCTCGGCGTGCCGCTCCAGCTGGAGCAGGGCCGCACGTACACCGCCGTGGCGCTGGGACGCGCCGCGAGCCTCGACGCGGTGGTCTTCGAGGACGACACCGCGGGGCTCTCGCCGATCGACGTGCGCGTTCGTGCGATCCACGCCGCGCCGGATCTGGGCCCGATCGACGTCTACGCGGTCGCCGCGGACGGAGACACCGAGAGCCTCTTGAGCGACGTCGATTTCGGCGACGCGGCCGAGCCCTTCGATCTCCCGTACGGCGCGTACACGCTCGGCATCGATCGCGACGACGACGCGACGCCCGACCTCTACTTCACGCTGCCCGAGCTCGACGGCGGTGCGCTCGCGAACCTCTATCTCGCGCAGGACGCCGAGGGCGATGCGTTCGTCCTCGCGCAGCTCGAGGGCGCGACGACCTCGCGCGTCGATCCCTCGCAGTCCGACGTGCGCGTGCTGCACCTCTCGCGCGACGCGCCCAGCATCGACGTCTATGCGGGCAGCGCCACCGCGGCGGTCACGAACCTCGCGTTCAAGGCCCAGTCGAGCGTGATCTCGGTCCCCAGCGGCGCGCTCTCGGTCGCGGTCACCGCGACCGGATCCGACACGCGATTGCTCGACACCAG is a window encoding:
- a CDS encoding DUF4397 domain-containing protein; the protein is MRAWRWLACASSLVLAACGDDSPETALRVVHLSADAPRIDVFVDGEGPLVSGLAFGGGSDAVHVTPGDRDIQIAPAGDGADGAVVTVSDARIEDGGRYTAVAFGALARVQASVVEDDASGLASGDARVRVIHAAEGVGTVDLYVVPDAGAPEPLAENLRYGGASDPVDITAGALVVGIDLDDDAMPDRLFALDALPAGEVVNVFTAVDAEGTPFLLVQGLEETVRVDALRQRLRVVHLGPDVPSITPLVGDEALTSIAFGASTDYADLAGGETTLDLTTDGTSAMSLLGVPLQLEQGRTYTAVALGRAASLDAVVFEDDTAGLSPIDVRVRAIHAAPDLGPIDVYAVAADGDTESLLSDVDFGDAAEPFDLPYGAYTLGIDRDDDATPDLYFTLPELDGGALANLYLAQDAEGDAFVLAQLEGATTSRVDPSQSDVRVLHLSRDAPSIDVYAGSATAAVTNLAFKAQSSVISVPSGALSVAVTATGSDTRLLDTSVRVLPERAYTVVVYDDLASIDVVALEDDAAGLSSSSIRVPITHVAPGVTRGDVYELLGGGTTFGTQLVDDFGFGETEAPVDLPAGTYTIGFDAEADGDVQAIFDLPLLTPGTYARAYVFQEASGSVGVLVQLRSSVVVVPAR